From a single Poecilia reticulata strain Guanapo linkage group LG2, Guppy_female_1.0+MT, whole genome shotgun sequence genomic region:
- the spopla gene encoding speckle-type POZ protein-like A — MSRVPTPPPPGEMSSGPVAESWCYTQVKVVKFSYMWTINNFSFCREEMGEVLKSSTFSSGPNDKMKWCLRVNPKGLDDESKDYLSLYLLLVSCPKSEVRAKFKFSLLNAKREETKAMESQRAYRFVQGKDWGFKKFIRRDFLLDEANGLLPDDKLTLFCEVSVVQDSVNISGQSNMNMLKVPECQLSDDLGNLWECSRFTDCSLYVGGQEFKAHKSILAARSPVFNAMFEHEMEESKKNRVDISDVDPDVFREMMGFIYTGKAPNLEKMADNLLAAADKYALERLKVMCEEALCNSLSVENVADTLILADLHSAEQLKAQAIDFINRCSVLRQLGCKDGKNWNSNHATDIMETAGWKSMIQSHPHLVAEAFRALASAQCPPFGLPRKRLKQS; from the exons ATGTCACGGGTTcccacccctcctcctcctggggAGATGTCAAGTGGACCTGTGGCAGAGAGCTGGTGTTACACACAG GTCAAAGTAGTGAAGTTTTCCTACATGTGGACCATAAACAACTTTAGTTTTTGCAGAGAAGAAATGGGAGAGGTGTTGAAGAGTTCAACCTTCTCTTCTGGCcctaatgacaaaatgaaatg GTGTCTGAGAGTTAATCCAAAGGGACTTGATGATGAAAGCAAAGATTATCTATCACTGTATTTACTTCTTGTTAGTTGTCCAAAAAGTGAAGTCAGAGCAAAGTTTAAGTTTTCTTTGTTGAATGCTaaaagagaggaaacaaaagcaaTGG AGAGCCAAAGAGCGTATAGGTTTGTCCAAGGCAAAGACTGGGGCTTCAAAAAATTTATAAGGAGAGATTTCCTCCTTGATGAAGCTAATGGTCTCTTACCTGATGACAAGCTCACACTTTTCTGTGAG GTAAGTGTCGTCCAGGACTCTGTCAACATTTCGGGTCAGTCTAACATGAACATGCTGAAAGTACCAGAATGTCAGCTGTCTGATGACCTTGGGAACCTGTGGGAGTGTTCACGCTTCACAGACTGCAGCCTCTACGTGGGAGGCCAAGAATTCAAAGCCCACAAATCCATCCTTGCAG CGAGGTCTCCGGTCTTTAATGCGATGTTCGAACATGAAATGGAGGAAAGTAAAAAG aATCGAGTTGACATCAGTGATGTGGATCCAGATGTCTTTAGGGAAATGATGGGCTTCATTTATACAGGGAAGGCGCCAAACTTGGAAAAAATGGCAGACAATTTGCTAGCAGCTGCTGATAAA TATGCTCTGGAGCGTTTAAAGGTCATGTGTGAGGAGGCCTTGTGCAACAGCCTTTCAGTGGAGAATGTGGCYGACACCCTCATCTTGGCTGACTTGCACAGTGCCGAGCAACTCAAAGCACAAGCCATAGATTTTATCAACAG ATGCAGTGTCCTGAGACAGCTGGGCTGTAAAGATGGAAAGAACTGGAATAGCAA TCACGCCACAGACATAATGGAGACCGCAGGCTGGAAGTCAATGATCCAGTCCCATCCTCACTTGGTAGCCGAAGCCTTCCGTGCCCTGGCTTCCGCACAGTGCCCACCCTTTGGTCTACCGAGGAAGCGCCTAAAACAGTCCTGA
- the nxph2a gene encoding neurexophilin-2 — MRALQTLLLLFLLHQVACRKVHGGATELIEWRDSDNEQKISPTGVRPRILNPLRLFAKGSPELKSNMREMTYLQNMEDFWDWLSNQTDVQGAQARTKRRPIVKTGKFKKMFGWGDFHSNIKTVKLNLLITGKIVDHGNGTFSVYFRHNSTGMGNVSVSLVPPSKVVEFEIAQQSTLETKDTKSFNCRIEYEKTDRNKKTALCGFDPSKVCYQEHTQSHVSWLCSKPFKVICIYIAFYSVDYKLVQKVCPDYNYHSDTPYSSTG; from the coding sequence GTCGCATGCAGGAAAGTGCATGGAGGCGCCACAGAACTCATCGAGTGGAGGGACAGTGATAACGAACAGAAGATTTCTCCCACGGGGGTGAGACCACGGATTCTCAACCCCCTGCGTTTGTTTGCCAAGGGCTCCCCCGAGCTCAAGAGCAACATGAGGGAAATGACATATTTACAGAACATGGAGGACTTTTGGGACTGGTTATCTAACCAGACAGATGTTCAGGGTGCACAGGCCAGAACTAAACGCAGACCCATCGTGAAGACTGGCAAGTTCAAAAAGATGTTTGGGTGGGGGGACTTCCACTCGAACATCAAGACGGTCAAGCTCAACCTACTGATCACAGGAAAGATCGTGGACCACGGAAACGGCACGTTTAGCGTTTACTTCCGCCACAACTCCACCGGAATGGGGAACGTCTCCGTGAGCCTGGTGCCGCCTTCCAAAGTCGTGGAGTTCGAGATCGCCCAGCAGTCGACACTGGAGACCAAAGACACCAAGTCGTTCAACTGTCGCATTGAATACGAGAAGACGGACCGCAACAAGAAGACCGCCCTGTGCGGCTTTGACCCGTCCAAGGTGTGCTATCAGGAGCACACACAGAGCCACGTGTCATGGCTGTGCTCAAAACCCTTCAAAGTCATATGCATCTACATTGCCTTTTATAGTGTGGACTATAAACTGGTGCAGAAGGTATGCCCTGACTACAACTACCACAGCGACACACCTTACTCCTCCACAGGATGA